One Skermanella pratensis genomic window, GATCCCCTGCTTCGCTACGGCGCTGTCGAACATCACGCGGATGGGGGTGGATGCCTCACGTGCGATCACGGCGGCGTCCTTCACGCCGATCAGTTCGCTGAACGCGGGATCCATCGCGCGCGCCGGTTCCAACAGAACGCTGGAGATCTTGGCGAGCAGTTCCAAAGTCTTTCCCGTGGCTCCCATCCATGTGTCGATCAGTTGCTTGGGACGCTGATCGACTTCGACCTGCAAGGCAGCATCCGCATCGCGACGGAGGGTGTTCAACGTCCCCATGGCATCACGGACCTCGACCTCACCCATGCCGGCTGCGCAAGACATCCGGGCGCAAATCGTGGCGACGACGTTCACGACATCGGCGGATTGACTGCGCCAGTGCGGCATTTTCTCTATGGTTGCCGTTTCGGCGTTGACGGGTCGCAGAAGAACCCGACGGGTGGCGCCACGTTCGAGCCGGATTGCCTGCATAGCCGTGAAGACATCATGCGAGGCCTGGGTCACCGCTTGCACGGTGCGAACTTCTGAAAAAATTCTTAAGGATTTCAGGCTATCCAAGGTAATCAGAGATATCAGAAAAACTACGACACTACAAAATAGGAGCGTCAGCATTGTATTTATGCTGAGGCTGTTTAGGGATTTCATGGCTTGTCTCCACCAGGAATCAAGGAACTGCCGAGCTCGGCTGATCAATAATTCGATGCCTGAGTGCTGCTGTTTGCCGCTCTTTGATGGAGGGCAACTGCAGGTCAGAACAGCGGTTCCCAGGGCCTCGCTCCGGTTAGGCGGTGCGAAACATCACCCTGTTCACAGTGTGGATATTGCGGGCAATCTCAAAATAATTTAATTTGAATTTTATATATATCCAATAGGATATAGTCCAATCCGGCGGGATCGATCACCGTGGGTCTGCCAAATGGAATCGGGAACCGCACCCTGGACCTGCTCGCACGGCGAGAATGATCAGCCTCGGCGAGGCGACAGCGGGACTACGGCGGAACGTTGATGCGATACACGTCAATCTCAAAGCCCGATGGCGTAAAGCCTGAAGTCGCCTTTGCTCTGGAAGGACTTCCAGGAGAACCGTCGGCGGCTCGGGTGCGCAGGTCCTGAACCATCTCAGGGGGGGAGTGGAGGCGACGCTCGCCTCCACTCCGTCCGCAAACCAGCCCCCGACCCCCCGCGTCCCTACACCGAGAAGTACTTCGCCTTCGGGTGATGCACGACGATCGCGCTGGTGCTCTGCTCCGGATGGAGCTGCGACTCGTCGCTGAGCTCCACGCCGATCTGCCCGGCGTCCAGCAGCTTCAGCAGCTGGTCCTGGTCCTCCAGCCTGGGGCAGGCCGGATAGCCGAAGCTGTAGCGGCTGCCGTGGTAGCCTTGCTGGAGCATCTTCTCCAGGTCGCGGTCGTCTTCCGCCGAGAAGCCCAGCTCGGCGCGGATGCGCTTGTGGACATACTCGGCCATGGCCTCGGCCATCTCAACGCCCAGCCCGTGCAGGTACAGGTAGTCCTGGTACCGGTTCTCGGCGAACCAGTCGCGGGCCACGTCGCTCGCCTTCTGGCCCATGGTGACAACCTGAAGCCCGATCACGTCCCGGCCGGAAGGCCCATGGGACACGTCGCGGAAGAAGTCGGCGATGCATTCGCCGTCCTCCTTGCGCTGCCGGGGCAGCGTGAACCGCGCGACCTCGCTCTTGCCGTCCTCCTGGTACAGGATCACGTCGTTGCCGTCGGCCGCGCATTTCCAGTAGCCATAGACCGCCTGGGGAACCAGGATCTCCTGTTCGGCGGCGGTCGTCAGCATCCGGTTCAGGATCGGCCGAAGCTCCTTCTTCGACCAGTCCTTGAACTGGTCCAGCGTCTTGCCGTCCTTCCGGTAACCCCACTGGAGCTGGTACAGCATCCGCTCGTTCAGGTACGGCACCAGGGTCTTCAGCGGCACCCGCCCGATCACCTGCGGCCCCCAGAACGGCGGGGTCGGCACCGCCACGCCATCGGCCAGCCGCTCGCGCCGCGCCCGCGCCGCCGCGACGTCCACCGCACCGCTCTCGGCCTCCACCGGCTGCCCCAGCTTCCGCCGCTGGTTGGTGGCGCGCCCCTGGCGCTTGGCCTGGTTGGCCGCCAGGAAGGTGTCGAACTGGCCGTTGATCACCTTGTCCATCAGCGACAGCCCGTCGAACGCGTCGCGCGCATAGGCGACCCGGCCGCCGCCATAGGCCTTGACGCAGTCATCCTCCACGTAGCCCGGGTAAGCGCGGCGCCGCCCAGCAGGACCGGCACCTCGATGCCGCCGCGGCTCAGCTCCTCCAGGTTCTCGCGCATCACCACGGTGGACTTGACCAGCAGGCCGGACATGCCGATGGCGTCGGCCTTGTGCTCCTTCGCCGCGTTCAGGATGTTGGTGATCGGCTGCTTGATGCCCAGGTTCACCACCCGGTAGCCGTTGTTGGTCAGGATGATGTCCACCAGGTTCTTGCCGATGTCGTGGACGTCGCCCTTGACCGTCGCCAGCACGATGGTGCCCTTCTCCTGGCCCTCGACCTTCTCCATGTACGGCTCCAGGTAGGCCACCGCCGCCTTCATGGTCTCGGCCGACTGGAGCACGAACGGAAGCTGCATCTTGCCGGCGCCGAACAGCTCGCCCACCACCTTCATGCCGTCCAGCAGGAAGTTGTTGATGATCTCAAGCGGCGGATAGCTCTCCATCGCCTTCGCCAGGTCGGTGTCCAGGTCGGTCCGGTCGCCGTCGATGATGCGCTGCTTCAACCTCTCGTCGATCGCGGTTGGCCGCTCCTTCTTGACCGCCGACGCCGCCTTGCGGCCCTCGAACAGAGCGATGAAGGCGTGCAGCGGGTCGTATCCCTCGCTCCGCCGGTCGAAAATCAGGTCCTCGGCCGCCTTGACCTCGGCCTCCGGGATCTTGTGCAGCGGCATGATCTTCGAGACGTGGACGATCGCCCCGGTCATGCCGCGCTTGACCGCATGGTCCAGGAAGACCGAGTTCAGCACGTGACGCGCCGCCGGGTTCAGGCCGAACGAGATGTTGGATAGGCCCAGGATGATCTGGCACTGGGGCATCTCCCGGCTGATCGCCTCGATGCCCTCCAGCGTCCACTGGCCCAGCTTGCGGTCGTCCTCGCTGCCGGTCGCGACGGTGAAGGTCAGCGGGTCGAACAGCAGGTCCTCCGGCCGCAGCCCGTGCCGGTTGACCGCGAAGTCGTAAAGCCGCCGGGCGATCTCCAGCTTCTTCTCCGCCGTCTTCGCCATGCCCTCTTCGTCGATGGTCAGCGCGATCACCGCGGCGCCGAACTTCTTCGCCAGCATCAGCCGCTTGGCCGCCGGCTCCTCGCCGTCCTCGAAATTGATCGAGTTGATGATCGGCTTGCCGCCGTGGAGCGCCAGCGCCTGCTCCAGAACGGTGTATTCGGTCGAGTCGATCACCAGCGGCGCCGTGACCGACCCGGTGAAGCGGGTGATCACCTGGTTCATCTCCGCCACCTCGTCGCGGCCGACGAAGGCGGTGCAGACATCCAGCGTGTGGCTGCCTTCCTTGACCTGGTCGCGCGCCATCTCGACGCAGCCGTCCCAGTCGTGCCGCTCCTGGAGTTGGCGCCACTTCTTGGAGCCGTTGGCGTTGCAGCGCTCGCCGATCGACAGGTACGCGTTCTCCTGACGGAGCGAAACCTGGCCATAGAGCGAGGCGACCGACGGGATCCAGTGATGGGTGCGAGGCTTCACCGTCGGGCGTATCCGGCCGGCCCCGGCGAGCCGGCGCAGCATCGCGTCGGTGGCCTGGATGTGCGGGATGTTGGTGCCGCAGCAGCCGCCGATCAGGTTCAGCCCGTCGTCGCGCACGAAGCGCTCCAGCCAGTTCGCCAGCTCGTCGGCCAGCAGGGGGTAGCGGGTGGCGCCGTTGACCAGCTCGGGCAGGCCGGCGTTCGGCTGGACCGAGATCAGGCCCGGCCAGTTCTCCGCCAGCCACTTCACATGCTCGGACATCTCGGCCGGGCCGGTGGCGCAGTTCAGGCCCATCAGCGGCACGTCCAGCGCGTGGATCACCGTGGCGGCCGCGGCGATGTCGCTGCCGACCAGCAGCGTGCCGGTGGTCTCCACCGTCACCTGGACGAAGATCGGAGTGTCGGTGCCGGCCTCCTTCCTGGCGACCTTCACGCCGTTGACCGCCGCCTTGATCTGGAGCGGGTCCTGGCAGGTCTCGATCAGGATCGCGTCGACGCCGCCGGCGATCAGCCCTCGCGCCTGGACCGCCAGGGCGTCCTCCAGCGGCTGGTAGGCCACGTGACCCAGGCTGGGCAGCCGCGTGCCCGGGCCGACCGAGCCCAGCACGAAGCGCTGGCGGTCGTCCTTGAAGCTCTCCGCCGCCTCGCGCGCCAGTTCGCCGGCCTGCCGGTTGATCTCGAACGCCTTGTCCGAAATGTCGAACTCGCCCAGCGTGATCGGCGACGCGCCGAAGGTGTTCGTCTCCACCATGTCGGCGCCGGCCTCGTAGTAGCCGCGGTGGATTTCGCGGACCAGGTCGGGCCGGGACAGGACCAGCACGTCGGTGCAGTTCTCCATGCCCCAGTAGTCGCGCTCGACGTCCAGGTCGAGCGCCTGCACCCTGCTGCCCATGCCGCCGTCGCACAGCAGGACGCGTTCTTTGAGAAGGTCGAGGAGATGGGCCATGGTTCTTCTGTCTCGGTGGTGTTTCTACTGGGGGGCGTTTCTACCGGGCGGCGGCTGTCAAGACGCTGCGGCAGCCTCGGATTCGGCGGCTTCCCGCTTTGGCCGGACGCCCAGCATATGGCAGATGCCGACCGTCAGCTCGGCGCGGTTCAGGGTATAGAAGTGGAAGTTGCCGATCCCTTCGGCATGGAGCAGGCGGCACTGCTCGACCGCAACGGTCGCGGCGACCAGCTGCCTTGTGTCGGGGTCGTCGTCCAGCCCGGCGAACAGGTCGGCCATCCAGGGCGGGATGGCGGCGCCGCAGCTCCCGGCGAACTCGATCGCGCGGGTGAAGTTGGTGATCGGCAGGATGCCCGGCACGATCGGCACGGTGATGCCCGCCGCCGCCGCCCGTTCGACGAAACCCATATAGGCGCCCACGTCGAAGAAGAACTGGGTGATCGCCCGCGTGGCGCCGGCGTCGATCTTGCGCTTCAGGTTGTCCAGGTCGTGCACCGCGCTGGCCGCCTGCGGGTGGCTCTCGGGATAGGCCGCCACGCTGATCTCGAAGTCGGCGACCCGCTTCAGCCCCTCGACCAGGTCGGCGGCATAGGCGTAGCCGCCGGGATGGGGCTCGTAGGCGGTGCCCACGCCCGTCGGCGGATCGCCGCGCAGCGCCACGATGTGCCGGATGCCGCTGTCCCAGTAGGTCCGGGCGATCGCGTCGATCTCCTCCCGGGTGGCGCCGACGCAGGTCAGGTGGGCCGCCGCCGGGATGCCGGTCTCCCTCTGGAGACGGCAGACGGTCGCGTGGGTGCGCTCCCGCGTGGTGCCGCCGGCGCCGTAGGTGACCGACACGAACTCCGGCCGGAGCGGGGCCAGCTTGTGGACCGCCTGCCACAGGGTCTGCTCCATCTTCTCGGTCTTGGGCGGGAAGAACTCGAAGCTGACGGCCAGGTCGGCGGGCAGCGGGACGTCGAGCCGCAGGCCGGTTCGCGCGATCACGCCGGACTGCCGATCGAGACCGGAAGGGTCAAGGGCGGAGAGGGCCGGGCTGGGGGAGGCCACGCTCATTCAGTTCACTCCGAAGGTCGAAAGGGCGGAAGCGGCGGCATCGGCGACGGGGGGGCGGGAGCCCTCCTCGCGGGTGGCCGGCCAGAGATTGACGGTCAGCGGATCGCCGGGCAGCCGGACGACGGGGCCGGCGGACATGCCGGCCGCGCGCAGCCAGCCCGTGACCTCGTCGTCGCCGAAGCCGAGCCGGCGGTGGGCATGCTCGGTCCGCAGGGGTTCCAGGTCGTGACGGGCGAAATCGACGATCACCAGCCGCCCGCCGGGGCGCAGCACCCGCGCGGCCTCGGCCAGGACGTCGGCCGGCTCCTCGACGAAATGGAGCACCTGGTGGATCACCACGGCGTCGAACGAACCGGACGGCAGCGGCAGCTGGTACATGTCGGACTGCCGGACCTGGCAGTTGCGCAGGCCGGCGCGCTCCAGGTTGGCCCGCGCGATCGCCAGCATCTCGCGCGACAGGTCGATGCCCAGGGCGCGTTCGGCGCGGGGCGCCAGCAGCTCCAGCATGCGGCCGGTGCCGGTGCCGAGGTCCAGCAGGTCCTGGATGCCGGAGACGGGGAAAAGGCGCAGCAAGGCCGCCTCGACCTCGCGCTCGGGCACGTGCAGCGAGCGCATCTCGTGCCAGCGGGCGGCGTTCTCGCGGAAATAGTCGGCGGCGGCCTCGGCGCGGGCGCGCTTGATCGCGTTCAGCCGCTCCAGGTCCAGGGCCAGGGTCGCGTCGTCCCGCGGCACCGCGTCGATCAGGGTGCGCGCCAGCTCGGCGAAGGCGCCGCGCTCGGCCAGGCGGTAGAACGCCCAGGTCCCTTCCCGGAAGCGGTCGAGCAGCCCCGCGTCGCACAGCAGCTTAAGGTGCCTGGACACGCGCGGCTGGCTCTGGCCGAGGATCTGGGTCAGCTCGGTCACGGTCAGCTCGCCTTGGGCGCACAATGCCATCAGCCGCAACCGTGTCGGCTCCGCCGCCGCCTTGAGTGCCGTGAGCAGTGAGTCCATCCCTGTGCCTGTCCCAGTGTGCCGGAAATGTGCGCTGAAAGCCGTTCTCGTCAATCGATATATAAAGATATCTTTATGCGACGTAAACGACTTTTCTGGAAAAACGGAGGGACGGCCATATGAGACCCTCCGGCTGCGGCTCCTCCCGGCCGTGGCATCTGGTCAAAAACAAATCCGTATGATACGTCAGAACGATCCGCGCCTTCTGCGACGTCGGAATCCTGGCGGCACCGGCCTCCCATCTTTCTCTTCTGGATGAGCGACTTATCCATGAACCTGTCTGGCTTCCCGCGCTTTCGCGGTTCCGTTGCCGCCGTTGCCCTGCTTGTCTGCGGCTCCGTCCTGTCCGGATGCGTCCTGCCTCCGCGCGACGATCCCGCGGCCCTGGCGGCCTACCAGGAGGCCAACGATCCGCTTGAAGGTTTCAACCGGGCGATCTTCGGCTTCAACGAAGGCACCGACATCCTGCTGATTCGCCCCGTCGCCGACATCTACCGCGGCATCCTGCCCAACCCGGTCCGCAACGGCATCCGCAATTTCCTGCGCAACCTGCGGAGCCCGCTGACGATCGCCAACGAGCTGCTCCAGGGCGACTGGAACGGCGCGGAGGTGGCGACCAAGCGCTTCCTGGTCAACACCACCGTCGGCATCGGCGGCCTGATGGACGTGGCGGCCGACCACGGCCTGGAGTATCAGGCGGAGGATTTCGGGCAGACCCTCGCCGTATGGGGCGTGCCGGAAGGTCCCTACCTGGTGCTGCCGCTGCTGGGGCCGTCAAACTTCCGCGACACGACGGGGATCGCGGCCGAAGCCTTCGGCGACCCGGTCAACCTGTGGGCCGCCAATACCGACCGCGACGGGATTCCGATCGGGCGCGCGATCGCCGGCGGCATCGACACCCGCTCCCGCCTGATCGAGCCGATCGACGACCTGCGCCGCAATTCGCTCGACTACTATGCCTCGCTGCGCAGCCTGTACCGGCAGAACCGGATCAACGAGATCAGCGACGGGCGGTCCTCCATCGAGGAATACCCCGAATTCCCCGAGTTTCCCGAGTTTCCCGAGGACGAAGTGCCGCAGGTTGACAATCCCGACGGAACGGCTAAGTCCAGCACGCCATGATCACACGCCGCTTCTTCATCACCTGCGCCGCGCTGCTCGCCTTTGCGGGCACCGTCGCGCTTCCCGCCGCTGGCCGCGCCGACGAACGTTCGGAAGCGTCAGCCAAGTTCATCCAGGACCTGGGCGCCCGCGCGATCGACGTTCTGGTCAAGCCCAACCTGGATCGCCAGGAGTCCATGCAGCGGTTCCGCGTGCTGCTGAACGAGGGTTTCGACGTTCCCTACATCAGCCGCTTCGTGCTGGGCCGGATCTGGAACACGGCGACCCCGGCACAGCAGCAGGAGTATGGCGCGCTGTTCGAGCGGCTGATCGTACAGGTCTATGCCGACCGCTTCTCCCAGTATTCCGGGCAGAACCTGGACGTCAACGAGACCCTGAAGATCACCGGCCACCGGCCGGAGGGGGAGAGCGACGCCATCGTGGCGTCGCAGATCATCCGCCCCGACGCGCCGCCCGTGGCAGTGGACTGGCGCGTCCGGCAGCGCGGCGATACCTTGAAGGTGATCGACGTCGCGGTCGAGGGGGTCAGCATGAGCGTGACCCAGCGCTCCGAGTTCTCCTCGGTCATCCAGCGCGGCGGCGGGCAGATGGAAGCCCTGTTGCAGACCCTTCGCCAGAGGGTCGGTTCCGCCGGCTGACGTCTCCCCGTTCCCTGAAGACGATCCGCGAAGAAGCCGCCCGGCCGGGCGGCTTTTTTCTTGCCTGCACGTCGGCCGGCCCGGGCGCCCCCCGTTTCCGGGGAACATCGTCCAGGCTCCGGGGTTGGTTCAGGAGGTAGGGCAGGGGGAGATGATGGAACTCAAGGAATATCCGCTGCTGCATCAGGTCGATCTCATGCTGGCCTTGCTGAAGGTCGCGGCCAACGGCCGGGCCACGCTGGACGATGCGCTGGCAAGGCTGAAGGGAAACCTGCGATCGGTCGGAGAGGCCTCTCCGGTGCCCGACTCGGAGATCCGGGAAGAGCTTGCCCGTGCGTTGGACAGGCTTGTACAGGCGCTCCTTCTTGACCTCGTCGAGGCGGGGGATTTCTTGATCACGCCGCGCGGCATGAGGACGCTGGCGGATCATCCCGGAGGCGTGGACGACAGCGTGCTGATGCAATTTCCGGAGTTCCGCGCCTTCATCGACCAGGGGTCCTCGCGGCCGTCCGGCAGGAAGGCGGTCTTCACCGGGCGGACGGACGATCCCCGGATCATCGAGTACGACCAGGGCTATGCCGCCTTCCATGACGGACAGGCCTTGCAGGGCAATCCCTACGAGGCGGACCGGGTCATGCACCTTGCTTGGGAGAACGGCTGGTGCCAGGCCCGCGACGACGCGCTCCGCGGCGAAAGCTGGAGCGCCGCCGTGCGCAAGGTCTGAACGGCCACGCTGTTCGGCCAGGACACCTGATCATTAGGGGTAAGTTAAGGGGACGGTGATATGCTCCCGGATGCCCGCCGCGACCCCTGCCTTCTTGATTGGTCAGAAGTCCGAAGATGACCGTACCTGAACTGCTCGACCTTACGGAACTCGACTATCTGAGCATGGAGGAGGCCCTGTCCTCGTCGGCTCGCGGACGGGCATTCCTGCGCATGCGCGACCGCCGGACGCGGGTTGTCTCTGTCGACGACTGGCGCCGCCTGGCGGGCAAGCTGGAGGAGCAGGTCGACCGGCTGCGCGGGGTCGAGGCCGTCGCGGTCACCGCCGCCCAGCCCATCGAGATGGTGACGGACGCCGCCGGCGTCACGACGGACCGCTCCACGCACCTGCGCATTCTGCGGCAGGAACTGCAGGAGATGAGCAGCTACATCCAGCAGACCCGCAGCGAGATCGCGGCGCTTCGGCCGGCCGACGCGGGCGCCAACCGGATCATGGCAGCCACCGGCGAGCTGGACGCCATCGTGACGGCGACCGAGCGGGCGACCACCGAGATCCTCAACGCGGCCGAACGCATCCAGGAATTCGCCAACCAGATGCACCGGGCGGCCCGGGGGGAGATCAGCCTGGATGTCGGGGATGTCGCGAACGACATCGAGATCCAGATCATGGAGATCATGACTGCCTGCTCGTTCCAGGACATCACGGGCCAGCGCACCACCAAGGTGGTCAACACCCTGCGCTACATCGAGCAGCGCGTGAACACCATGATCGAGATCTGGGGCGTCGACCGGGCCGTCCTGGCGTCGGCCGATGCGGCGGCGTCGCACCGCAAGATGAACGACGACCGCCCCGACGCCCATCTGCTCAACGGTCCGGCGCTCGGCGACGGCGTGGACCAGGCGACGATCGACGCGCTGTTCGACAGCATCAGCTTCGACGCCCCGCCGCCCC contains:
- the metF gene encoding methylenetetrahydrofolate reductase [NAD(P)H]; its protein translation is MEQTLWQAVHKLAPLRPEFVSVTYGAGGTTRERTHATVCRLQRETGIPAAAHLTCVGATREEIDAIARTYWDSGIRHIVALRGDPPTGVGTAYEPHPGGYAYAADLVEGLKRVADFEISVAAYPESHPQAASAVHDLDNLKRKIDAGATRAITQFFFDVGAYMGFVERAAAAGITVPIVPGILPITNFTRAIEFAGSCGAAIPPWMADLFAGLDDDPDTRQLVAATVAVEQCRLLHAEGIGNFHFYTLNRAELTVGICHMLGVRPKREAAESEAAAAS
- a CDS encoding ArsR/SmtB family transcription factor, translating into MDSLLTALKAAAEPTRLRLMALCAQGELTVTELTQILGQSQPRVSRHLKLLCDAGLLDRFREGTWAFYRLAERGAFAELARTLIDAVPRDDATLALDLERLNAIKRARAEAAADYFRENAARWHEMRSLHVPEREVEAALLRLFPVSGIQDLLDLGTGTGRMLELLAPRAERALGIDLSREMLAIARANLERAGLRNCQVRQSDMYQLPLPSGSFDAVVIHQVLHFVEEPADVLAEAARVLRPGGRLVIVDFARHDLEPLRTEHAHRRLGFGDDEVTGWLRAAGMSAGPVVRLPGDPLTVNLWPATREEGSRPPVADAAASALSTFGVN
- a CDS encoding MlaA family lipoprotein; translated protein: MNLSGFPRFRGSVAAVALLVCGSVLSGCVLPPRDDPAALAAYQEANDPLEGFNRAIFGFNEGTDILLIRPVADIYRGILPNPVRNGIRNFLRNLRSPLTIANELLQGDWNGAEVATKRFLVNTTVGIGGLMDVAADHGLEYQAEDFGQTLAVWGVPEGPYLVLPLLGPSNFRDTTGIAAEAFGDPVNLWAANTDRDGIPIGRAIAGGIDTRSRLIEPIDDLRRNSLDYYASLRSLYRQNRINEISDGRSSIEEYPEFPEFPEFPEDEVPQVDNPDGTAKSSTP
- a CDS encoding MlaC/ttg2D family ABC transporter substrate-binding protein; this translates as MITRRFFITCAALLAFAGTVALPAAGRADERSEASAKFIQDLGARAIDVLVKPNLDRQESMQRFRVLLNEGFDVPYISRFVLGRIWNTATPAQQQEYGALFERLIVQVYADRFSQYSGQNLDVNETLKITGHRPEGESDAIVASQIIRPDAPPVAVDWRVRQRGDTLKVIDVAVEGVSMSVTQRSEFSSVIQRGGGQMEALLQTLRQRVGSAG
- a CDS encoding protein phosphatase CheZ, with protein sequence MTVPELLDLTELDYLSMEEALSSSARGRAFLRMRDRRTRVVSVDDWRRLAGKLEEQVDRLRGVEAVAVTAAQPIEMVTDAAGVTTDRSTHLRILRQELQEMSSYIQQTRSEIAALRPADAGANRIMAATGELDAIVTATERATTEILNAAERIQEFANQMHRAARGEISLDVGDVANDIEIQIMEIMTACSFQDITGQRTTKVVNTLRYIEQRVNTMIEIWGVDRAVLASADAAASHRKMNDDRPDAHLLNGPALGDGVDQATIDALFDSISFDAPPPQPAYEPPSPPRPAPAPPAPPPPAPPPVMNGSAEINQSDIDKLFG